actggtgtaaaaagaagaaataaaaagctcagaaagaaaacagccacacaaaaaaagaaatggctacaaacaagtacctttcaataataactttaaacgtaaatggactaaatgctccaaccaaaagacatcgagtggctgaatggataaaaaaacatgacccatacatctgctgtctacaagaaacccacctcattagaagggactcacacggactgaaagtgaaaggatggaaaaatatctttcaggcaaatgaaaaggaaaagaaagctggggtagcaatacttatatcggacaaaatagacctcaaagtgaaggccataacaagagataaggaaggccacttcataatactaaggggatcaatacaacaagaagatataaccctggtaaacatatatgcacccaatgcaggagcacccaaattcataaaaaaaaaaactcctggaagatatcaaaggagagatcgacaacaatacaatcatagtaggggactttaatgcaccattgacagcactggataagtcctatagacaaacaatcagcaaagatacagcaatcctaaatgactcactagatcagatggacttaattgacatcttcagaacacttcaccccaaagccagagaatatatattcttctcaggtgctcatgggacatcttcaaaaatagaccacatattgggtcacaagcaaagtatccccaaattcaagaagattgaaatcataaaaagcatcttcgcagaccacgatggcataatactagaaataaactacaataaaaacaacccaaaatactcaaacacctggaagctgaatagcatgctattaaatattgactgggttaccaatgagatcaaagaagaaattaaaaacattaagactTGCTTGAATTTTAAGTCTTAGACCAGAGAGTAGCTTTTATATATTACTGTTTAAAGTAGCAGTATCCACAAAAGAggacaaaataatatattgtaatgGCAGTTAAAGCACTACTTAATAATCCCTGTCTCAAGTCCTTTTTTGTAACGAggcagtatataaataaatgaaatcagcggactctaattccttttatatatgtttctttgtttttcccacCACTCCTCAGTCCTCCTGTAAAGCCCCAATCCCATGAAGTTCATGCCAACTGCTATGCTACCCTCTCTGCCACCCCCGTTGCCACCACTTCCTACGTTTAGACATTCCCAATTAGGAATAAATCCTTTGGCGCCTCAGTCATGGTCTTCAGGCCCACCCCAGTTACCACAATCATTCTGGGAGCCATCCCCGACCCCAGCCTTGACTTGTTCAAAACCCTTGCGAAAGTCTTCTCTTCCCCAACAACCTCCGCCAGTTACTCCCAccagcgcccctccccgcgcACCGTCGCCATTAGAAACTGCTCCCTTAAGTCCCTGATTCTACCattcccacactgcccacaccTTCTACCTTCCAATTCTCCATGAGATATCTCCTGGATGTCTCGCAGCTACTTCTCCCACCAAATGACAGAAACAGCGGAATCAGAAGTATTGCGGTGCTGTTCAGTCCTTTAATGACATTAGTTGACAACAGAACCTGGCTTCCTGAGCTAGGCGACATTTAGCTTGGGCTGCTCCAATGACTCTTGCCAGGCTCGGGGACGCAGGCTTTCAGCCTCTTCTAGATGCACGCTTTGGGTCGAACAGAGTGAACGCTGCATCACGGTAGCGCGGCACTTCATGGCTGTTGGCTGCCCTCTCCGCCTCTGGCTCGGCAGTAGGCGCACTCGGCACACTTGGCGCACTTGGAGCACTTGGCGCACGTTGGTTGTTGACCTCCATGCCCACCATCTCCACGATGTAGTCCGTCAGGGAGTCGAGCATGACCATAACCAAGTCATTTGCGCCGGAACTTTGATCTTGATTCTGTTGATTGTTTTGAAGAAGGCGATCCACGTAGGTCAAAGGAGACTGCAACTCGGCGGTTAAATCGTGGCCTGGAGTCTTGGTGGAGTTCGCAGGGCTTTGATTTTGTGACATGGTTGTTGATTTCAGTCCGATCAGCCCTTCTTAACTGTACGTATAGCTGGACTAGGTCTTTGAAGACACCACCGCTCAGCTCTGCGTCTTAGATCTCTGCACTCTAGCCCCTCATTGGTCAGGGAGCCCTTTATGACATCCTGGACTTTGGGTCGTCATAGGTGTCCATTGTGACCTCATCAGACCTCAGCCTAGAAATGTCCCCTACAGGGACCTGTAACTCTAGCGACTGGCCCCTGACTTTTGAGGGAACTGTCATTTTCTGCTTGACTTtaacattgtaaaaataaatgtgtttcaatAGAAAACTTTTCCCATCTTAAGGACACAATTCCATGCCATCTGATTCTAACCTTACATTGTCTTTAAGGTCCTTTACAACCTTTGATTGGTTGTAGGCTACTGATAAACATGTAAACTGTCTTGTTTAGCAGATattaaattgcccccctgtgaTGATGTCAGGAAACCAGTTTTACatccatttatacattcattgaaaTGTTCTTGATTAATATTCCCATatctaaatttgttttctcttttcaaccAGTTATAACACCTTGCCATTCCCTCATTGAGAAAATAGAATCTTTTaacacatgttcattttatatctgtatgaatgttttggttttttacaccttttgaaaaatatattttaatcattttggaaGTCACAATGAGTTGCTCAGTAGATTCATCTGTCAGAATCAGGTAGATGTTGTTGAGCctcatttttaagaatcatttgaAGCCCAGATGTGCTTTTTCTTGGCTGTCCTAGGTGAAGCCAAAGCACCAagagatgtttatttttgttttgttttgttttttttatcattttcattttcctctctactaatattgtgtttctgctttgtttttggttcatttatttatagCTGATCACAGTCATAAATATGTCTATTCCAAAAGAGAGAatgtagaaggaagaaaggagtctCTGACCCAAGCAACTTCAATATTGAAGCACACAAACCTGCATAGCTTCAAGGCCTGGAAATGATCATTGTTGAGGTGAGGCTCTTCCTTCTGATCCCATGAATTCACCTGGCTCCACAGCTCTGCCCTCTATGTTCTGCACTCAGAATCATCTTTCCTTTTGAATTGAGCACATGTTTGCAGTTGAGTAGTTTATCAGCCCATTTTCTGCTTGTCAACACCTGGAAGTACCACAACCTTCTATCATTTCATCCTCGGTCTATTCTTTCagttaaaaatgacattgtttctgtTGATTTAACATATGCAAAAATCCTGTAGTCTCCCATGTATGTCGTGGGGATTCATGTCCTTAGACAAGAAGCTCCTTCCCACATCCCTCTTGGAAAATCTCATCTCTATTTGTTGCTTCTGCTAAGATAGCTGGGAACATCCATGATTCATATCCTATATTGCTTCAAAGAGCCCTCTGAATACTCTGACCTTTTGATTCCTCAGCTGTACTAGCACATGGATGACTAGCTACATCCTTGATTTTATCTCCATGGGACACTTTCCTGACAGTGAATCCTCTCATTTTAATGTCTTTCACAATCTGGATAGGCTGAGAATTTCTTGTATCTTCATGTACTGGTTCTTTTTTGCTTACCAGTTCTTCCCTcgatttatgtattttctttaaaatagcaagaaaaagcAATGTCATGCCTTCAACACTTTCCTTGGGAACCTGCTCAGCTACATGTGCATTGTTACAATTCACCTGTGATTTCTGCCCCTAGATAACAAGAATTTCCTCTCctccagattccaatattttccCTCTAAATCTTCACCAACAACATCTGATATTCATATGTTTATCAATAGTCTGTTTTTGATGATTAGGTattctctaagacagtggttctcaaccttcctaatgcagcgaccctttaatacagttcctcatgttgtgatgacccccaaccataaaattattttcgttgctacttcacaactgtaattttgctactgttatgaatcacaatgtaaatatctgatatgcaggatgtattttcattgttacaaattgaacataattaaagcatagtgattaatcacaaaaacaatatgtaattttatatgtgttttccaatggtctaaggtgacccctgtgaaagggtcgttcgacccccaaagggtttgcgacccataggttgagaaccgctgctctaagacaaTAAAGGCCTTTTCAGCTGTGCtcctcacttccttttttaaattaatctttattagagagacagaagatggcggcgatataggcagacgcgtcccaggtcgtgtcccggagcaaatggagtgagcagctgaaactagtaacacccacaccgaattggcgaaattgctcagctggtgagaccatttgcagccgggaagagcagaactcccctggaaaggtaaaaaaaaaaaaaaaaacaaaacaaaacaaaacaaaacaaaacaaaaaaaaacacagggatttgggcaggaaagtttgccagacctctgagccaagagagttggagggagaccgcgtggcagacagccgcgtcccttgggacaggcacagcccctgactgggggaaaggagaaccgcgggattcctggcgccgcctggggagttgagagctgggttctgtgatcacagaggactgagcctaaagggggcagcctgaagagctgaccagaccatgcagtcctggtaagagaagaagcttacagaaaccaagccttccctgtttccgtggccggcatttgtttgtttgttttcactgaatcctgttcatgggacatttcggatacagacactcacctgtgctgaagagagggagagtgtgcagaggagtggaatctggggagagactggggagagagggggagccgggagaggtggcagcgaattgagtgctgagacacccctgagcccaggactggggcagccattctctccggagagtgagactcctccccccagcccccaggcaaggagcacagccacacccagattccaccctgtaggagatcaaggattaaaataacctgatcagtccctgggaattaacagggtctggcctatagagggattttcaatcccagcaacaacatagcgcccgtaactattacgcagccagctctgggcagtgaacttccactggacagagaggccctatagcctcagaggccaaccccagaacactgccacccagaggctgacccacaaactgactctttgctaaacacaaaataaggcagtctgggaaacaaatacgacctgctttaaaataaggactgtggtttacaacacagaggaacagtgaattgcagggaaactcaacactctcctgaatacctggcaggtctaaggtgagccacactgaagaatagaagaaccgaaggaccttcactactgcaatttttttttcttttttcatcttttaactaagaaaccattttttttcttttttttttcttcttttttttcttctttttttttcttctttttccatcacctgattttacccttttaattactaccttcttatttttaaccagtattattactgctaccattttaccattttttaaagtgccactttattttctctttattttattttgggattagtgttctccattctattttcatctttatattattggttgtttctagtttgcattcatctccagggagctgttgctggaatttgttgggattagtggcggttctataggagtcttctcctcatataaaaagtctcttcccctcctccacttcattctctcttttcgctcttttttttcttttcttttctcgcttttatttccccccctcctttttcctaatttcatttttgcactcctttttttggtccctatgcttcttttcttttttctcttttatcttattctcttccttcttccttatcccctaattctctttattcgggtggtcacctttatttggggttattaatatcgtgaatatctttgtgtatagtgcctggtatgtggtgccttctgtgttgtattttgtgcctttaaatcaatgcagcagatccaagcaacagtaacctcctgagcaccacaccctctgctgaggaacagcagctgtacatgaaacctcaccccaccagccagaagagccaccgcagctgtgaacagcacccaccagaggagctgctgccaactgaagagcagctgctaccgcaaccgcccgaagagcaaccacagaccaaggagtcactgccacccagggagcaaccactgaacgactcaacgtctagatatgtcagtgagatcaaacatgggtagacaaagaaacccccaaaggaaagagaaggaggactctccagaaaagcagctaagtaatacagaggcatgcaacatgacacataaagaattcagaataagggtcctagagtgcataaacaggatagaggaaaaaatcaacaacctctgcaagaagcaagaagaaacagatgaaaaaatcgataacatatggaagaagctagaagaaacagatgaaaaaatcaacaacttaagtaagacccaagaagaaatgaagagtgatatagctgcaatgaaaaactccattgaaagtatcaacagtagactaggagaagcggaggaccgaattagtgaattagaagacaaggaagcaaaacacacccaaaatgtactgcaattggagaaaaaaattaaaagacaggaggagagcctaagggagctttgggacaacatgaaatgaaacaacatatgaataataggggtaccagaacaacagaaagatgaacaaggattagaaaacctattagaagaaataatatcagaaaacttccctgaggtggggaagaaaaaagtcacacaagcccagagagtcccaaacaaggtgaacccgaaaagacccacaccaagacacatcataattaccatggcaaatgttcaggacaaagagagaatcttacaggctgcaagagagagacggaaagttacatacaagagatcgcccattagattgtcaaatgatgtctcaacagaaacacatcaggccagaaaagaatggacagaaatttacaaagtgatgcaaagcaaaggactggatccaagaatactctatccagcaaggctatcattcaaacttgaaggggaaataagaagcttcacagacaaaaaaaaaggctaagggagtttatcaccaccaagccagcaatgcaaggaatgctaaagggactggtgtaaaaagaagaaataaaaagctcagaaagaaaacagccacacaaaaaaagaaatggctacaaacaagtacctttcaataataactttaaacgtaaatggactaaatgctccaaccaaaagacatcgagtggctgaatggataaaaaaacatgacccatacatctgctgtctacaagaaacccacctcattagaagggactcacacggactgaaagtgaaaggatggaaaaatatctttcaggcaaatgaaaaggaaaagaaagctggggtagcaatacttatatcggacaaaatagacctcaaagtgaaggccataacaagagataaggaaggccacttcataatactaaggggatcaatacaacaagaagatataaccctggtaaacatatatgcacccaatgcaggagcacccaaattcataaaaaaaaaaactcctggaagatatcaaaggagagatcgacaacaatacaatcatagtaggggactttaatgcaccattgacagcactggataagtcctatagacaaacaatcagcaaagatacagcaatcctaaatgactcactagatcagatggacttaattgacatcttcagaacacttcaccccaaagccagagaatatacattcttctcaggtgctcatgggacatcttcaaaaatagaccacatattgggtcacaagcaaagtatccccaaattcaagaagattgaaatcataaaaagcatcttcgcagaccacgatggcataatactagaaataaactacaataaaaacaacccaaaatactcaaacacctggaagctgaatagcatgctattaaatattgactgggttaccaatgagatcaaagaagaaattaaaaacattaagactTGCTTGAATTTTAAGTCTTAGACCAGAGAGTAGCTTTTATATATTACTGTTTAAAGTAGCAGTATCCACAAAAGAggacaaaataatatattgtaatgGCAGTTAAAGCACTACTTAATAATCCCTGTCTCAAGTCCTTTTTTGTAACGAggcagtatataaataaatgaaatcagcggactctaattccttttatatatgtttctttgtttttcccacCACTCCTCAGTCCTCCTGTAAAGCCCCAATCCCATGAAGTTCATGCCAACTGCTATGCTACCCTCTCTGCCACCCCCGTTGCCAC
The sequence above is a segment of the Myotis daubentonii chromosome X, mMyoDau2.1, whole genome shotgun sequence genome. Coding sequences within it:
- the LOC132225036 gene encoding huntingtin-interacting protein M-like; translated protein: MSQNQSPANSTKTPGHDLTAELQSPLTYVDRLLQNNQQNQDQSSGANDLVMVMLDSLTDYIVEMVGMEVNNQRAPSAPSAPSVPSAPTAEPEAERAANSHEVPRYRDAAFTLFDPKRASRRG